AAGCAGTGTACGCCTGCGTCGTAACCTACTTGTGGCGCAACCACCACTCGGGGGTCTTTTTTTATGCAGCCAAGGAGTTTTTGGAGCTGCGTGGTGGATAGTTTTCCCATAGTTGTCTCCTGTTAGACGCGGTAATCCAGTGTTCCTCTTTTAACTAGAACGATTAGGAGTACGGCGCTGATTATAAATTCCCCTGCAAGGAAACTGCCGTTGTAGACTGCGGGCCAAAGCCACCTGCCAAACTCTGGGAAATCGTACACGTAGTACCAGACAAACACGCCCACAAAATAGTGCACCAAAAACCGCAAGAAAACGGCTATGGCGGCTCCTGCAACTGCGAATGGGACGGTTTTGCGGTGGAATATGCCTGTTAATCCCAACAGACAAAACGCTACGGGGTACTCCAGAATTGCTTGCACGGGGGTTGCGATAGCGTATGCGGCGCCAAACGTTAACACGTCAATAAATAGTGCCAATGCGCCAAAAACCACACCTGCAATCAAGCCGACTTTTATGCCCCGCCGTAGTGATAGCCACATAACAGGCACCATGCTGCCCACGGTCACGGCTCCGCCATACGGCCACGGAATACGAACCGCATACAAAACCGCCGCCAAAGCAGAAAAAACAACAATTTCAGCAAGAATTCTCGTTGGAAATACAGTTACATTCTGAGGTTTAGACTCAACATTTACTTTGTTCACTATTTGTTCCCTCCGCCAGTATTACCTGGGTCAGGTTCCTTGGGTCGACAACAAGTAGTTGCCCTCTCAGCCAGGTCAGATCCTAGCTCCCCATTGAATAACCTAAAACAAAAACTGGGTATCAAAGCTTTTAGGTTTATCGGTGTGCTTATTGTGTTGGTGTTTGGGTTCTTTTTCTTTTGGGGCGGATTTTTTGTTTTGTGGTGTGTTTTTGTGGGCATGTTTTAATTGTCAATTGTGTTGTTTTGGTTGTATTTTTGTTAAACAAACCAGCAGTAAAACTTAAGAATGAAACATTTAGTGATGCTAATTGCGTCTCGAAGCTTTGAATTGGATGGTAACTGTTCAAAGCCAAGCTGAGATAAAATAAAAAAGGAGATAAAAAATGTCTAAATCTAAATATTTGGTTTTTTCAGCAACACTTCTTTTGTTGTTGAGTTCGAGCCTAGGTGCCTTCTCTTTGTCGACTGCACACGCCACCACTGATGTGCCTGACTCAACCATTGAAGATATGCTTGCAAACTTGGGCGCTGAAGCAAACACGACCAAATCGGTTCTTGAATTGAAGGGTTTATCCCTTTTGGAAACTGTTGTTGCTCTTGACCTGACAAAGTATGCCATTGCTTCAGAGAAATGCGTTGATGATTCTTACCTTAATGTTGTTCCACAACAAAACGTGCGTTACATGCTTACTGGTGATGGAAGCACGCTGGATATACTTTGCACCTTTGCAAATGATGACTTGCAGGTGATGCATGTTCTTGAAAGCAAGGGAACACAAAGCCTGACCGCTTCGTCAAACAGCGAACTTGAAATGGCTAAGACTTTTCTAAATAACTACCAAACCTACACTGAAGACTCGTTCTATAACGAACTTGGGTCAATGCTTGATAATCTAGGTGCTGAAAATGCTCCTGTAACTTCTGGAAACATAAAACTTGAAGTAAACACCGATGAAGACTCAAAT
This DNA window, taken from Candidatus Bathyarchaeota archaeon, encodes the following:
- a CDS encoding energy-coupled thiamine transporter ThiT, which translates into the protein MNKVNVESKPQNVTVFPTRILAEIVVFSALAAVLYAVRIPWPYGGAVTVGSMVPVMWLSLRRGIKVGLIAGVVFGALALFIDVLTFGAAYAIATPVQAILEYPVAFCLLGLTGIFHRKTVPFAVAGAAIAVFLRFLVHYFVGVFVWYYVYDFPEFGRWLWPAVYNGSFLAGEFIISAVLLIVLVKRGTLDYRV